Genomic DNA from Streptomyces sp. NBC_01571:
TGGCCGAAAACGACCTACCGGTCGGGCTCGGGATCCTGCAGCCAGTTGACGAGTTCGGTCGAGAACGCCACCGGGTCCTCCTCGTGGGGGAAGTGGCCGAGACCGTCGAACAGCCGCCAGCGGTACGGGGCTTCGACGTACTCCCCGGAACCCGCGGCACTCCGCGTCCGCATGACGGGGTCGAGCGAGCCGTGCAGATGCAGCGTCGGCACCCGAACGGGCCGTTTCATACGCCGGTTGAACTGGATCCCGTCCGGGCGGGCCATGGACCGCACCATCCACCGGTACGGCTCGACGGAGCAGTGCGCCGTCGAGGGGATGCACATGGCGCGGCGGTAGTTGTCCACGGCCTCGTCGTCCGGCAGTCGCGGCCCCGACCACTCCCGCAGCAGACGGCCCACCAGGGCACCGTCGTCCGCGACGAGTTGGCGTTCGGGAATCCAGGGACGCTGGAACCCCCAGATGTACGAACTCGCCGAGGTCTGCCTGACGTCGGAGAGCATCGCCGAACGCCAGCGCCGGGGATGCGGCATGGAGGAGACGACGAGCCGGCGCACCAGCTTGGGGCGCATCACGGCCGCCGTCCACGCCAGGTAGCCGCCCAGATCGTGCCCGACCAGCGCGGCGTCGGGTTCCCCGAGGGACCGTACGACCCCGGTGATGTCGAGCGCGAGGTTGGCGGGGTCGTAGCCGCGCGGAGTGCGATCGCTCCCGCCGACACCCCGCAGGTCCATGGCGACGGCCCGGAACCCGGCGTCGGCGAGCGCCACCAGCTGCCGGCGCCAGGTCCACCAGAACTGGGGGAACCCGTGCAGCAGCAGGACCAGTGGCCCGTCGCCCATCTCGGCGATGTGGAAGCGCGCGCCGTTGGCGGCGACGTCCCGGTGGGTCACCTCTTTGGCGCCGGGGATGTCGAGCCGTACGACCGAGGTGGGTTGCGCCGAAGGTGTGGCGGGGTCCGTCATGAGGATGAGCGTGCCACAGCTTCCAGGGCGTCCTCGACCGGTGCCGGCCGGGGGTGCGGCTTGGCGTTCTGCAGGACGCCCGCCGTTTCCTTCACCGAGGCGGCGACCTTCTGCGGTCCCTTGCCCTTCTTGGCCTTCTTCGCGAAGACCACACCGATCAGCGCGAGGACGCCGGCGACCAGCACGTTCGCCGCGAACGACAGGACGAAGCAGATCGCGAGGTTCCAGGCGGTCCAGGTCCGGATGCCGTACGCCAGTGCGAAGCTCAGCATGGGGAGGGAGAAGATCAGCACCGCCCCGGCCGCCGTGAACGCGCCACCGCTGGTCGCACCGCGCTTGACGTCCCGCTTGAGCTGCGCCTTCGCCAGTGCGATCTCGTCGTGCACCAGTGC
This window encodes:
- a CDS encoding alpha/beta fold hydrolase, yielding MTDPATPSAQPTSVVRLDIPGAKEVTHRDVAANGARFHIAEMGDGPLVLLLHGFPQFWWTWRRQLVALADAGFRAVAMDLRGVGGSDRTPRGYDPANLALDITGVVRSLGEPDAALVGHDLGGYLAWTAAVMRPKLVRRLVVSSMPHPRRWRSAMLSDVRQTSASSYIWGFQRPWIPERQLVADDGALVGRLLREWSGPRLPDDEAVDNYRRAMCIPSTAHCSVEPYRWMVRSMARPDGIQFNRRMKRPVRVPTLHLHGSLDPVMRTRSAAGSGEYVEAPYRWRLFDGLGHFPHEEDPVAFSTELVNWLQDPEPDR
- a CDS encoding phage holin family protein encodes the protein MSAPDGSPVGAERSIGQLVASATTEMSALVHDEIALAKAQLKRDVKRGATSGGAFTAAGAVLIFSLPMLSFALAYGIRTWTAWNLAICFVLSFAANVLVAGVLALIGVVFAKKAKKGKGPQKVAASVKETAGVLQNAKPHPRPAPVEDALEAVARSSS